From the Maioricimonas rarisocia genome, one window contains:
- a CDS encoding efflux RND transporter permease subunit codes for MKFPHFFIERPIFATVLSFLIVLVGGLTYFSLPVSQYPSVAPPTIVVRASYPGATPEVIADTVATPIEQEMNGVDNMLYMESSSSADGTMQLTVTFKLGTDLDDAQVLVQNRVAVAEPRLPDVVRQIGVTTRKQIPDMLMVVHLTSPDASRDALYISNFAFLQIRDALMRLDGVGDIRIAGGNEYAMRVWLDIEKMTHVDLTAGDVIQAIRQQNVQVAAGVIGQPPTDETGAFQLNVTTQGRLQETDEFGQIIVKRGEDGRVTRLSDVARLELGAQDYSRLSYLDGKPAIAVLIYQRPGTNAVDTADEVKRTMAALRPNFPEGVDYRVAYNPTDYVEESIDEVFSTLLITTVLVVLTVLIFLHHWRPTIIPVVAIPISLIGTFAAMQGLGVTLNTLSLFGLVLAIGIVVDDAIVVVENVERLIADGLSPRAAAHKAMDEVASALIATTLVLIAVFVPTVFVPSISGKFYQQFALTISISTAISTFVSLTLTPALCALLLKPKNQASDRKASLFARILNVPSSLFNRVFDSMSDVYAGIVSRIVRISAVALLLYVGLLVGTWYSFGLVPTGFIPQQDQGYLIVSIRLPDGASLARTDQVTKRVAQIGSEIDGVKHAVGIVGLSGSTFTISPNAAVSFLPLEDAKERSARGRDANTIAAEMRAAVASINEAQIFIIPPPPVRGIGRGGGFKMYVQDQSGAGLEALSQVTDKMVLDANQQPGLVQVFSNFRLSVPQIYADVDRIRAQMLDIPISNVFEALQVYLGSTYINDFNLLGRTYRVTAQAEPEFRDEPSDILRLRTRNASGQSVSLGSVVAVDHTVGPDRIVRFNLYPSADINGSTLPGFSTGQSLATMERLADANLPPGFGYAWTELAYQEKQAGNTIVFLFPLAVLFVFLALAAQYESWLLPLAIILIVPLCLLFAIVGVWMRGMDNNILTQIGFIVLIGLACKNAILIVEFAKAEEDAGKDRFQAAVDACRLRLRPILMTAFSFILGVIPLLIATGAGFEMRRVLGTTVFAGMLGVTLFGLFLTPVFYVVLRKFARRPGESATGPSTQAVATPVAAGPVPAPVEAIPAGAHAKEPQTSGVD; via the coding sequence GTGAAGTTCCCGCACTTCTTCATCGAACGGCCGATCTTCGCCACAGTCCTGTCGTTTCTGATCGTCCTCGTCGGCGGGCTGACGTACTTCTCGCTGCCGGTCTCGCAGTACCCGAGCGTCGCTCCTCCTACGATCGTGGTGCGGGCCAGCTATCCCGGCGCTACACCCGAGGTGATCGCCGACACCGTCGCTACGCCGATCGAACAGGAGATGAACGGCGTCGACAACATGCTCTACATGGAGTCGTCGTCGAGTGCGGACGGCACGATGCAGCTGACCGTCACGTTCAAGCTCGGCACCGACCTGGACGATGCCCAGGTGCTCGTGCAAAACCGTGTCGCTGTCGCAGAGCCGCGATTGCCCGACGTCGTCCGTCAGATCGGAGTGACGACGCGCAAGCAGATCCCCGACATGCTGATGGTCGTTCACCTCACCTCGCCCGATGCGAGCCGGGACGCCCTGTACATCAGTAACTTCGCATTCCTGCAGATCCGCGACGCACTGATGCGGCTCGACGGCGTGGGCGACATCCGAATCGCCGGCGGCAACGAATACGCGATGCGCGTCTGGCTCGACATCGAGAAGATGACGCACGTCGACCTCACCGCTGGGGATGTGATTCAGGCCATCCGCCAGCAGAATGTTCAGGTCGCCGCAGGCGTCATCGGCCAGCCTCCGACCGATGAGACCGGGGCATTCCAGCTGAATGTCACCACCCAGGGCCGGCTGCAGGAAACCGATGAGTTCGGCCAGATCATCGTCAAACGGGGCGAAGACGGCCGCGTGACCCGCCTGAGCGACGTCGCCCGGCTGGAACTCGGCGCGCAGGACTATTCGCGTCTGAGTTATCTCGACGGCAAACCTGCGATCGCCGTGCTCATCTACCAGCGTCCCGGCACCAATGCCGTCGACACGGCAGACGAAGTGAAGCGGACGATGGCAGCGTTGCGGCCAAACTTCCCCGAAGGGGTCGATTACCGGGTCGCCTACAACCCCACCGACTATGTCGAAGAGTCGATCGACGAAGTCTTCAGCACCCTGCTGATCACCACCGTCCTCGTCGTTCTGACGGTGCTGATCTTCCTGCATCACTGGCGTCCGACGATCATTCCCGTGGTAGCAATTCCGATTTCGCTGATCGGTACGTTTGCTGCCATGCAGGGACTGGGAGTGACGCTCAATACGCTGTCGCTGTTCGGCCTGGTGCTCGCGATCGGCATCGTCGTCGACGATGCCATCGTCGTGGTCGAGAATGTCGAACGGCTGATTGCCGACGGGCTCTCGCCACGTGCAGCCGCGCACAAGGCAATGGATGAAGTCGCCTCGGCGTTGATTGCCACCACACTGGTGCTGATCGCGGTCTTCGTGCCGACGGTGTTCGTCCCGAGCATCAGCGGCAAGTTCTACCAGCAGTTCGCGTTGACCATCTCCATATCGACTGCGATTTCGACATTCGTGTCGCTGACGCTCACGCCGGCACTGTGTGCCCTGCTGCTCAAGCCGAAAAACCAGGCGAGCGACCGCAAGGCGTCGCTGTTCGCGCGGATTCTCAACGTTCCGTCGTCCCTCTTCAACCGTGTCTTCGACTCGATGAGCGACGTATACGCGGGAATCGTTTCGCGAATCGTGCGAATCTCCGCGGTCGCACTGCTGCTGTATGTCGGCCTGCTGGTCGGCACCTGGTACAGCTTCGGCCTGGTTCCAACCGGATTCATTCCGCAACAGGATCAGGGCTATCTGATCGTCAGCATTCGGCTTCCCGATGGGGCCTCGCTGGCACGGACGGATCAGGTGACGAAGCGGGTCGCGCAGATCGGCAGCGAGATTGACGGTGTGAAGCATGCCGTGGGAATCGTCGGCCTGTCCGGCTCGACGTTCACGATCAGCCCGAATGCCGCGGTGTCGTTCCTGCCGCTCGAAGATGCCAAGGAACGTTCCGCCCGTGGACGCGACGCCAATACAATTGCGGCCGAAATGCGCGCTGCGGTCGCCAGCATCAACGAAGCCCAGATTTTCATTATTCCACCGCCTCCGGTGCGTGGCATCGGTCGTGGCGGTGGATTCAAGATGTACGTCCAGGACCAGAGCGGTGCCGGCCTGGAAGCGCTGAGCCAGGTGACCGACAAGATGGTCCTGGACGCGAACCAGCAGCCGGGACTGGTCCAGGTTTTCTCGAACTTCCGCCTGAGCGTTCCGCAGATCTACGCCGACGTCGACCGGATCAGGGCACAGATGCTGGACATCCCGATCAGCAACGTGTTCGAAGCCCTGCAGGTCTACCTGGGCTCGACCTACATCAACGACTTCAACCTGCTGGGTCGGACGTACCGGGTGACGGCTCAGGCCGAACCCGAATTCCGTGACGAGCCAAGCGATATCCTGCGTTTGCGTACCCGCAACGCCAGCGGCCAGAGTGTGTCGCTTGGTTCGGTCGTTGCCGTCGATCATACCGTTGGCCCGGACCGGATCGTCCGATTCAATCTGTACCCGTCGGCTGACATTAACGGATCGACTCTGCCCGGCTTCAGCACGGGGCAGTCGCTGGCGACAATGGAACGCCTGGCCGACGCGAATCTGCCACCCGGCTTCGGCTACGCCTGGACCGAACTCGCCTATCAGGAGAAGCAGGCCGGCAACACAATCGTGTTTCTGTTTCCGCTGGCCGTGCTGTTCGTCTTTCTGGCACTCGCCGCCCAGTACGAAAGCTGGCTGCTGCCGCTGGCCATCATCCTGATCGTGCCGCTCTGCCTGCTGTTTGCCATCGTCGGTGTCTGGATGCGGGGCATGGACAACAACATCCTGACGCAGATCGGCTTCATCGTGTTGATCGGACTGGCGTGCAAGAACGCGATTCTGATCGTCGAGTTTGCCAAGGCCGAAGAGGATGCCGGCAAGGACCGGTTTCAGGCTGCCGTGGATGCGTGCCGGCTGCGGCTGCGGCCGATTCTGATGACGGCCTTCTCGTTCATTCTCGGCGTAATTCCGCTGCTGATCGCCACCGGGGCCGGCTTTGAGATGCGCCGCGTACTGGGGACGACCGTGTTCGCCGGCATGCTCGGCGTGACGCTGTTCGGCCTGTTCCTCACGCCGGTCTTCTACGTCGTGCTGCGGAAGTTCGCCCGCAGGCCCGGCGAATCGGCAACCGGCCCGTCGACTCAGGCGGTCGCCACGCCCGTTGCCGCCGGACCGGTGCCTGCCCCGGTCGAGGCAATTCCTGCCGGAGCACACGCGAAGGAACCGCAGACGTCCGGCGTCGACTGA
- a CDS encoding CheR family methyltransferase, translated as MTELLQFLSRKTGLTFSTSRSDIARDGVMRAMAAAGTSCLADYRAWLESDAAVFDSLVSELTVGETYFFRDHDQFDYLRREVLPAICRELGSDHVIRMWSAACASGEEPYSLAMLLDEEGLAQRSHVLGTDVSRDALAKAEAGIYRQWSLRGSAGDAARRYLDRRGTGYRLRNDIRDRVVLQYLNLADDSYPSFATHTWGLDVILCRNVLIYFDEQTVARVGRQLYESLRPGGWLLIGASDPPLRECAPFVVETADCGLIYRRPSLPAIGNPSDDVRTAPGRSTSLRRSASRVSSSGSRPESISTSRGESGRAASGSERRSGPADNAAQRAFRDGEYARAERLLSQSLDEADQCALYVRSVACRDSGDAARLCAECLSRNPTSTELHFLHAALLMELEQNLEAAEAARRVLFLDRTLAAAHFMLGAILRRLGDDSGAARAFRNASRICRARPPAEVQPLSDGERADRLAQAAEQNLRLLHPSSE; from the coding sequence ATGACGGAACTGCTGCAGTTCCTTTCCCGGAAGACGGGGCTGACGTTTTCGACGTCCCGAAGTGACATCGCCCGTGATGGCGTTATGCGTGCGATGGCAGCAGCGGGGACGAGCTGCCTTGCCGATTACCGGGCCTGGCTGGAATCGGACGCTGCCGTCTTCGATTCACTCGTCTCGGAACTGACCGTCGGAGAGACGTACTTCTTCCGGGACCATGATCAGTTCGACTACCTGCGCCGGGAAGTCCTGCCGGCAATCTGTCGGGAACTCGGATCCGATCACGTCATTCGCATGTGGAGTGCCGCGTGTGCGTCGGGGGAAGAGCCATACTCACTGGCCATGCTGCTGGACGAGGAAGGGCTGGCGCAGCGCTCGCATGTCCTCGGCACGGACGTGTCGCGGGATGCTCTTGCCAAAGCGGAGGCGGGGATCTACCGGCAATGGTCTTTGCGGGGATCGGCTGGAGACGCGGCTCGCAGGTATCTCGACCGTCGTGGGACGGGTTATCGCTTGCGCAATGACATTCGTGACCGGGTGGTTCTGCAGTATCTCAATCTGGCGGACGACAGTTATCCGTCGTTCGCAACCCACACCTGGGGACTGGATGTCATTCTTTGTCGCAATGTCCTCATCTATTTTGACGAGCAGACGGTCGCCCGGGTCGGCCGTCAGTTGTATGAGAGTCTGCGGCCCGGAGGCTGGTTGCTGATCGGCGCCTCGGACCCTCCCTTGCGAGAATGTGCACCGTTCGTTGTCGAGACAGCCGACTGCGGGCTGATCTATCGCCGGCCCTCACTTCCCGCGATCGGGAATCCGTCGGACGATGTGCGGACTGCTCCCGGGAGATCGACGAGCCTCCGCAGGTCCGCGTCGCGTGTCTCTTCCAGCGGCAGCCGTCCTGAATCGATTTCCACGTCGCGCGGAGAGAGCGGCCGGGCGGCTTCCGGGAGCGAACGCCGTTCTGGTCCTGCCGACAACGCGGCGCAGCGGGCGTTTCGAGACGGCGAGTATGCACGGGCCGAGCGACTGCTGTCTCAGTCGCTGGATGAGGCGGACCAGTGCGCACTGTATGTCCGCTCGGTCGCCTGTCGTGATAGCGGTGACGCCGCGCGGCTGTGTGCCGAGTGCCTGAGTCGCAATCCGACGAGTACGGAACTGCACTTTCTCCATGCGGCTTTGCTGATGGAACTGGAACAGAATCTGGAAGCTGCCGAGGCGGCCCGGCGAGTCCTGTTTCTCGATCGTACTCTTGCCGCGGCTCACTTCATGCTGGGGGCCATCCTGCGCAGACTCGGTGACGACTCCGGTGCGGCACGTGCGTTCCGGAACGCCAGTCGGATCTGTCGGGCCCGCCCGCCCGCTGAGGTCCAACCGCTTTCTGACGGCGAACGGGCAGACCGTCTCGCGCAGGCCGCCGAGCAGAACCTGCGACTGCTGCATCCGTCCAGCGAGTGA
- a CDS encoding efflux RND transporter periplasmic adaptor subunit, which yields MRGLTAAVAAAILAASATGCGSAQSGPPDQPPTVVTIAQPVRKRTVEWDAYTGRLEPVDFVEVRARVSGYLQTIHFEEGQPVKEGELLCVIDPRPFEAELNRATAALRQAESQLLQAQAQLATANAQKLQSDAQLQLAQTRVERARLLSRRDATTQEDVDQREADLLQAQADLEASNAGISSAEAAIATANASVEAAKAGVEAAQLDLDYTKIHAPISGLISQENVTEGNYISGGTATSTLLTSIASVDPIYCTFDVNEQEVLKYVRLAQEGRRQSSRVARNPVFLGLIDESGFPHEGHMDFVDNRFDPSTASMRARGVFPNDDQVLLPGMFARIRIPGSAPYEAVLIPDSAVGTDQSSQYVYIVQDGVIERRGVTLGPIVDGLRVVRNGLSGNEQLVIEGLLQSRPGMEVETQDGTIEVVEDGLPDDYSPLPPEDSLSPKPDPLPEGYTSQVVGEPIAEGAAQ from the coding sequence ATGCGTGGCCTCACCGCCGCCGTTGCAGCCGCGATTCTGGCAGCTTCCGCAACCGGATGCGGATCAGCGCAGTCCGGTCCTCCTGACCAACCCCCGACGGTCGTCACCATCGCTCAACCGGTGCGCAAGCGGACCGTAGAGTGGGACGCCTACACGGGCCGGCTCGAGCCGGTCGACTTCGTGGAAGTCCGCGCCCGCGTCAGTGGGTATCTGCAGACGATCCACTTCGAAGAGGGGCAGCCGGTCAAAGAAGGGGAACTGCTTTGTGTCATCGATCCGCGGCCGTTCGAGGCAGAACTGAATCGAGCCACCGCCGCGCTTCGACAGGCCGAATCCCAACTGCTGCAGGCGCAGGCACAACTGGCAACCGCGAATGCCCAGAAGCTGCAGTCGGACGCGCAGCTGCAGCTTGCCCAGACACGCGTTGAGCGGGCCAGACTCCTCTCCCGGCGCGACGCGACGACGCAGGAAGACGTCGACCAGCGTGAAGCCGACCTGTTGCAGGCTCAGGCGGACCTCGAAGCCAGCAATGCGGGGATCAGCTCAGCTGAGGCTGCGATCGCGACGGCGAACGCCTCCGTCGAAGCCGCCAAAGCCGGCGTCGAAGCGGCGCAGCTCGACCTCGACTACACGAAGATTCACGCACCGATCAGCGGTCTGATCAGTCAGGAGAACGTCACGGAGGGCAACTACATCAGTGGCGGCACCGCGACGTCGACCCTCCTGACATCAATCGCTTCCGTTGATCCGATTTACTGCACTTTCGACGTGAACGAGCAGGAAGTCCTCAAATACGTCCGCCTGGCCCAGGAAGGGCGGCGTCAAAGTTCCCGCGTCGCCAGAAACCCGGTCTTCCTCGGCCTGATTGACGAGTCCGGCTTTCCTCACGAGGGACATATGGACTTCGTCGACAACCGCTTCGATCCGAGCACCGCCAGCATGAGGGCCCGGGGAGTCTTCCCCAACGACGACCAGGTGCTGCTTCCCGGCATGTTCGCACGAATCCGGATTCCCGGCAGCGCTCCCTACGAGGCTGTGCTGATCCCCGATTCCGCCGTCGGCACCGACCAGTCCTCGCAGTACGTCTATATCGTCCAGGACGGCGTCATCGAGCGCCGCGGCGTCACTCTGGGACCGATCGTCGACGGCCTGCGCGTCGTCCGCAACGGGCTGAGCGGAAACGAACAGCTGGTGATCGAAGGACTGCTGCAGTCCCGACCGGGAATGGAAGTCGAAACGCAGGATGGCACGATCGAAGTCGTCGAAGACGGGCTGCCGGACGACTACTCTCCGCTGCCGCCCGAAGACTCGTTGTCGCCCAAGCCGGATCCGCTGCCGGAAGGTTACACGTCGCAGGTTGTCGGTGAGCCCATTGCGGAAGGAGCCGCCCAGTGA
- a CDS encoding chemotaxis protein CheW, which produces MTEELLVFRLDDRCCGLRIAHVREVLRAVAISPLPGEHPELEGLVNVRGEAVPVLDLRTRFGLPRRPIALTDCLIVLSQPGRLAAVRADAGVDLHRVESADIGPVDPSIRQFSGVCEAARIDEQVVFVLDVDHLLEGIESAHTGYTSISRLAEQDGT; this is translated from the coding sequence ATGACGGAAGAGCTTCTGGTATTCCGATTGGACGATCGATGCTGCGGATTGCGTATCGCGCATGTCCGGGAAGTGTTGCGGGCGGTGGCAATCTCTCCGCTGCCGGGTGAGCACCCGGAACTTGAAGGCCTCGTGAATGTTCGGGGGGAAGCGGTGCCGGTTCTGGATCTGCGGACCCGATTCGGACTTCCGCGCAGACCGATTGCCCTGACCGATTGTCTGATCGTTCTCAGTCAGCCGGGAAGGCTGGCGGCCGTGCGTGCCGATGCGGGAGTCGATCTGCATCGCGTGGAGAGCGCCGATATCGGACCGGTCGATCCATCGATTCGACAATTCTCCGGCGTGTGTGAGGCAGCCCGCATCGACGAGCAGGTGGTGTTCGTCCTCGACGTGGATCATCTGCTCGAGGGCATTGAGTCCGCTCACACTGGATACACGTCGATCAGCCGTCTCGCAGAACAGGACGGAACGTGA
- a CDS encoding methyl-accepting chemotaxis protein has protein sequence MTTHPSSDAQDSQTGVGLSLRWRICIFMGVVLLVSLSVMGYVAFAQSRSLLTEMKLESLALQTSVAVQTIQSKLNDTRQDVLQVPQFPPIPGILRSVDNDGIDPVQQGSTTEIWIERLGVIISAQMRVHPERLYCTFVGEDGVEVMRVERRGGELYVRSDGDIDHSDDTFFQATLTRGAGEIYVSPMQRPAPDRPPVLRAGTPVYDKSGNERGAFVIALNGALVLEEGVQRISDADVDVVDESGQYLYSDTHPGHLFTSHRYEEEMPVRARMLSDPETTTSQALIDGSQRPDGVSLITLYQELDYAEDSAGQRKWAVAPSIIASTALQPVDDLAWKFLWLGGAVVVVAGGATFLASRVLTSALQRLAGTADAIATGDLGVERPRVERMGEVTALANSIDSMTSNLEQSIREAGDREKRARAILDAAFDGMVTIDEQGTIESFNTAAEKLFGYSADEVVGQNVSVLVPSPHREQHDGYLQRYLRTGEARIIGMERELEGIRKDGSKFPIALRISEARTTTGRVFIGTVQDISERKRAEQERVQLFEAIREAVDALATASSEILGTTTQQASTAQQQAASVSETAATVQEITQTAEQSNERTKSVAESARRADEVSQSGLSAVDETNQAMENVREQVESTAENILALAERAQAIGEIISTVNEIADQTNLLALNAAIEASRAGEHGKGFAVVAGEVKALAEQSKKATDQVRQILNEIQQATNTAVISTEQGTKSVTEARRVVKQAEETIRELARTIGDAARSATQVLASSGQQASAMTQISDAMSQIEEAARQSLSSTRQAEQSAQDLNRLGIKLRELLEMRETATAV, from the coding sequence ATGACGACTCATCCGTCATCCGACGCTCAGGACAGTCAGACCGGTGTCGGTCTCTCGCTCCGCTGGCGGATCTGCATCTTCATGGGGGTGGTGCTGCTCGTGAGCCTGTCCGTCATGGGTTACGTCGCGTTCGCTCAGAGCCGGTCGCTGCTGACGGAAATGAAGCTCGAATCGCTTGCCCTGCAGACCAGCGTGGCGGTTCAGACGATCCAGTCGAAGCTCAACGATACACGGCAGGACGTGCTGCAGGTGCCGCAGTTTCCTCCGATCCCCGGGATTCTCCGCTCCGTCGACAACGACGGGATTGACCCGGTGCAACAGGGGTCGACGACGGAGATCTGGATCGAGCGGCTCGGAGTGATCATCAGTGCCCAGATGCGTGTTCATCCGGAGCGCTTGTACTGCACATTCGTCGGCGAAGATGGTGTCGAAGTGATGCGCGTCGAGCGGCGTGGCGGGGAGCTTTACGTGCGGTCGGATGGCGACATCGATCACTCGGATGACACCTTCTTTCAGGCCACGCTGACCCGGGGGGCTGGCGAGATCTACGTCTCGCCAATGCAGCGGCCTGCGCCCGATCGTCCGCCGGTGCTGCGGGCCGGCACACCGGTCTACGACAAGTCAGGGAATGAACGGGGGGCGTTCGTCATCGCTCTCAATGGGGCGCTGGTCCTTGAAGAGGGCGTTCAGAGAATCAGCGATGCTGATGTCGACGTCGTCGACGAATCGGGGCAGTACCTGTATTCCGACACGCATCCGGGGCATCTGTTTACCTCGCACCGGTATGAGGAGGAGATGCCGGTTCGGGCGCGAATGCTGAGTGATCCGGAGACCACGACCTCGCAGGCGCTGATCGACGGCAGCCAGCGGCCGGACGGAGTTTCTCTGATCACGCTGTACCAGGAACTCGACTACGCCGAAGACTCCGCCGGCCAGCGGAAGTGGGCTGTCGCTCCCAGCATCATTGCGAGCACGGCTCTGCAGCCGGTCGACGATCTGGCCTGGAAGTTCCTGTGGCTTGGCGGGGCCGTTGTCGTCGTTGCCGGCGGAGCGACGTTTCTGGCGTCGCGGGTCCTCACATCGGCACTTCAAAGGCTGGCCGGTACGGCCGACGCGATCGCGACCGGCGATCTTGGGGTCGAGCGACCGCGTGTCGAACGGATGGGAGAAGTGACCGCGCTGGCGAACTCGATCGATTCGATGACGTCGAATCTGGAGCAATCGATTCGTGAGGCGGGCGACCGCGAGAAACGGGCCCGCGCCATTCTCGATGCCGCTTTCGACGGAATGGTCACGATCGATGAGCAAGGAACGATCGAGTCGTTCAACACCGCTGCCGAAAAGCTGTTCGGCTACTCGGCCGATGAAGTCGTCGGACAGAACGTTTCGGTACTCGTCCCCTCTCCGCATCGCGAGCAGCATGACGGGTACCTGCAGCGGTACCTGCGGACCGGCGAGGCGCGCATCATCGGCATGGAACGTGAACTGGAAGGAATCCGCAAGGACGGTTCGAAGTTTCCGATTGCTCTGCGAATCTCCGAGGCCCGGACGACGACCGGGCGGGTCTTTATCGGGACGGTGCAGGACATCTCCGAGCGGAAACGTGCCGAACAGGAACGGGTGCAGTTGTTCGAGGCGATTCGTGAAGCCGTGGATGCGCTGGCGACCGCCAGCAGCGAGATTCTGGGGACGACGACGCAGCAGGCCAGCACCGCACAGCAGCAGGCGGCCAGTGTCAGCGAGACTGCGGCGACGGTCCAGGAAATCACGCAGACGGCCGAGCAGTCAAACGAGCGGACGAAGTCGGTCGCCGAGTCGGCACGACGAGCCGACGAGGTGAGTCAGTCCGGCCTGTCGGCCGTCGACGAAACCAATCAGGCGATGGAGAACGTTCGCGAGCAGGTCGAATCGACGGCCGAGAACATCCTGGCACTTGCTGAACGGGCGCAGGCGATCGGCGAGATCATCAGCACCGTCAACGAGATCGCGGATCAGACAAACCTGCTGGCGCTGAATGCTGCCATCGAGGCCTCGCGGGCCGGTGAACACGGCAAGGGGTTCGCTGTGGTGGCCGGCGAAGTGAAGGCACTGGCGGAGCAGTCCAAGAAGGCGACCGACCAGGTGCGGCAGATTCTCAACGAGATTCAACAGGCGACGAACACGGCCGTCATCTCGACCGAACAGGGAACCAAGTCGGTCACCGAGGCAAGGCGGGTCGTCAAACAGGCTGAAGAGACGATTCGCGAGCTGGCCCGTACGATCGGAGATGCTGCCCGTTCGGCGACTCAGGTGCTTGCCTCATCCGGGCAACAGGCTTCTGCAATGACCCAGATCAGCGATGCGATGTCGCAGATTGAAGAGGCGGCCCGGCAGTCGCTGTCATCAACCCGGCAAGCGGAACAATCCGCGCAGGATCTGAATCGGCTGGGCATCAAACTGCGCGAACTGCTGGAGATGCGCGAAACGGCTACGGCCGTCTGA
- a CDS encoding TetR/AcrR family transcriptional regulator produces MTPASSQSSPINRSQQKRRAILDAALLEFEAGGFEATSMDQIAARANVSKRTVYNHFGSKEELFETIRGELFGQMARMDCAYDSSKSLSEQLAAIGTQQVELLCSDAFLTFARISIPLSLRSKELAKSTYTEFQASNKAIRGWIGAATDDGRLSVDDASFAVRQFVGLLKAGILWPQLIGGQPTPSKSAKSRVVAATVSMFLNQYAVKP; encoded by the coding sequence ATGACTCCCGCATCCTCTCAATCGTCCCCTATCAACCGAAGCCAGCAGAAGCGTCGGGCGATCCTTGATGCTGCGCTGCTCGAGTTCGAGGCTGGTGGTTTCGAAGCGACCAGCATGGACCAGATTGCCGCCCGGGCGAATGTCTCCAAGCGCACGGTATACAACCACTTCGGCAGCAAGGAGGAGCTGTTCGAGACGATCCGTGGCGAACTGTTCGGTCAGATGGCAAGGATGGACTGCGCGTACGACTCTTCGAAATCGCTCTCTGAACAACTCGCGGCCATCGGGACTCAGCAGGTCGAACTGCTCTGTTCCGACGCGTTCCTCACCTTTGCCAGGATCTCGATCCCGCTGAGCCTTCGCTCGAAAGAACTGGCAAAGTCGACGTACACCGAGTTCCAGGCGTCCAACAAGGCGATCCGTGGCTGGATCGGAGCCGCCACAGACGATGGGCGACTGTCGGTCGACGACGCGAGCTTCGCCGTCCGGCAGTTTGTCGGATTGCTCAAGGCTGGCATTCTCTGGCCGCAACTCATTGGCGGACAACCGACCCCGTCGAAATCTGCGAAGAGCCGGGTCGTTGCCGCGACTGTCTCGATGTTCCTGAACCAGTATGCCGTCAAGCCGTAG
- a CDS encoding chemotaxis protein CheW encodes MAGLEMRHADSDQIDWSDIHRRLDSLRVAIDATTSISPEAERRILEERARALAQKPDEGTSRSDVLEVIRFAVGEERFALATMFVREVVRPTEVTPVPGTPDFLVGVTNLRGEVLAVMDLGPFLGRAASREAAPWIIVLGTDRSEFGIQAGTIEEIGPLEATAIIPPSGSLGIERGEFVRGLTDDAVLCLDGEAILEDPRLYIDVT; translated from the coding sequence ATGGCAGGTCTCGAGATGCGTCACGCTGACAGCGACCAGATTGACTGGAGCGATATCCACCGCCGACTCGATTCGTTGCGGGTCGCGATCGATGCGACGACGTCGATCTCTCCGGAAGCGGAACGAAGGATACTGGAGGAGCGGGCACGGGCTCTGGCACAAAAGCCGGATGAAGGGACGTCGAGGTCTGACGTTCTCGAAGTCATCCGCTTTGCCGTCGGTGAAGAGCGTTTCGCTCTGGCCACGATGTTTGTGCGGGAGGTTGTTCGCCCGACCGAGGTCACTCCTGTGCCGGGCACGCCCGACTTTCTCGTTGGCGTGACCAACCTCCGCGGGGAAGTGCTGGCGGTGATGGATCTGGGACCGTTTCTCGGTCGCGCTGCCAGTCGCGAGGCCGCACCGTGGATCATCGTTCTGGGGACGGATCGGTCGGAGTTCGGCATTCAGGCAGGCACGATCGAAGAGATCGGACCGCTGGAGGCTACCGCGATAATCCCTCCGTCCGGATCCCTTGGTATCGAGAGGGGGGAATTCGTGCGGGGGCTGACCGACGATGCCGTCCTTTGTCTGGATGGCGAAGCCATTCTTGAAGATCCGCGACTGTACATCGACGTCACGTGA